From one Prochlorococcus marinus XMU1404 genomic stretch:
- a CDS encoding high light inducible protein, with product MTPEAERFNGWAAMLGFVAAVGAYVTTGQIIPGWF from the coding sequence ATGACTCCTGAAGCAGAACGTTTTAATGGTTGGGCAGCAATGTTAGGTTTCGTTGCAGCTGTTGGTGCTTACGTCACAACTGGCCAAATAATTCCTGGTTGGTTCTAA